A portion of the Pomacea canaliculata isolate SZHN2017 linkage group LG13, ASM307304v1, whole genome shotgun sequence genome contains these proteins:
- the LOC112554033 gene encoding uncharacterized protein C3orf38 homolog: protein MMTPKEIKEIRVLLNKLNDEELIALKDTVTKRQIAVEDRNDATKAIIEYSSNAAELLRRRKIRRDLLFQYLVSKSIIVAPNAEKHVLVRSILTYWGSQLPADGNLTDIASDTCLANPASVRSNSATAADSSQTTSVQAANLNRLGQETPVTGGSHPNSESQVMGEKFVIWFYKLLNAENPLVSGAAEANFGPQHFWDNCSLRIISMTQNSSDETFTGSMLVSQRLKALVREEHLLFNPNVSKEGVRTTTSPYGLFMVMVCGTIHQHNNCLGVFEQMFGIVRDPSTDNSWKIKVTNLRVISGQTNTIPRIRETADQEMLAIAGASMPSPVGMPE, encoded by the exons ATGATGACTCCAAAAGAGATAAAGGAAATAAGAGTTCTTCTGAACAAGTTAAATGACGAAGAGTTAATAGCTTTAAAAGACACTGTGACGAAACGACAAATTGCTGTGGAGGACAGAAATG ACGCCACAAAAGCGATTATTGAATATTCTTCAAATGCAGCAGAGTTACTTCGCCGCAGAAAAATTCGACGAGACTTGCTTTTTCAATATCTAGTGTCCAAGTCCATCATCGTTGCACCAAATGCAGAGAAACATGTCTTGGTCAGGAGCATACTGACTTACTGGGGTTCTCAGCTGCCAGCTGATGGAAACCTTACG GACATTGCCTCTGATACCTGTTTGGCAAACCCTGCTTCAGTGAGATCCAACTCAGCAACTGCTGCTGATTCATCACAAACAACATCAGTTCAGGCTGCTAATCTCAACCGACTAGGACAAGAGACACCTGTGACAGGAGGGTCTCACCCAAATTCAGAGAGTCAAGTCATGGGAGAGAAGTTTGTAATCTGGTTTTACAAACTGCTTAACGCTGAGAATCCCTTGGTAAGTGGTGCTGCTGAAGCAAACTTTGGCCCTCAGCATTTTTGGGACAATTGCTCCCTAAGGATTATCAGCATGACTCAGAACAGTTCAGATGAAACATTCACTGGTAGCATGCTTGTCTCACAGCGTTTGAAAGCTCTTGTCAGAGAGGAACACCTTTTGTTCAACCCAAATGTCAGCAAGGAAGGTGTTCGCACAACCACAAGTCCTTATGGCCTCTTCATGGTGATGGTGTGCGGAACCATTCATCAGCACAACAACTGCCTTGGTGTATTTGAACAAATGTTTGGCATTGTCCGTGACCCAAGCACAGACAACAGTTGGAAAATAAAGGTAACCAACCTGCGTGTGATCAGTGGTCAGACAAACACCATTCCTAGAATAAGAGAGACAGCAGACCAAGAAATGCTGGCTATTGCAGGTGCAAGCATGCCCAGTCCTGTTGGGATGCCAGAATAA